Genomic segment of Canis aureus isolate CA01 chromosome 16, VMU_Caureus_v.1.0, whole genome shotgun sequence:
CATGCACATGTAGTAGGTGCCATGTACAGAATGTTTATGGTAGTATTATTCATACTagtcccaaactggaagcaattcaacagtagaatggataaattgtgccaaatatttaaaaagttttgccAAGCTGGGAGTTAGATAATGGTATCTCATGTGGTTtcagtttctatttctctgattGCTAGTGAGGTTGAACACTCATACATTTATTGGCATTTAGGATTTCTATCAGCACATTGAAGATATCCTTCTACTGTCCTTTGGATTCCCATTGTTGCTGCTGAGAAGTTGGCGTTCATTCTTGCTGCCACTCACTTGAAGGTAAACATTTCTCCCCATTTGCCTGATTTTAAAGATATTCTATTATCTTCATTGTTTTGTGGTTTCACTATGATTTATCCAtatgtgaatttctttttatcttgtctTCAGCTTTACTGTGATCTGATTCCTGTacagttcattttatttcaatgCATAGGACTTCTTTAATCTGTGAACTGGTGTCTTTCATCAGTTCTGGAAAAATTTtagctctttatctcttttgaTATTGCTTTACTCCAATTGTCTCTGTTTTATCCTTCTGGAAGCCATTCTGGAAGCTATCTTTCTGGAAGCTTTCTGACTTTAAACCAATTGCTAGGGGTAGATCCAGGGCCTGTTCTGAGGGCCTGAAGCTTACTCAATTTTTGTTCCTCAGATGGTAGTGCTAGCAGGAATTGATAGGCAAACCTATATTTGAATGAAATGTGTTACTTTTGTTAAGGAAAATTTGTTGTTCCCTCCAAGATAAAGGGATTCAGCAGAATCATCCTGACAGCATATGATTagttttccttctaaaaaaagtttctatggaatgaatattcattaatatattcAGTTTCTATGTCTGCTGATGGCAGGTCAATAACTTGACCAGCCTTAGAGAGATGGAATCTGAGCTATAGCCTCCATATTTGTCACAATGGCCACTTTGACAATGGGCTCAGTGTGCAAGCATTgaagtggggaagagggaggttgGCTGACCTACACAAGATGAATCAGCTTGTCCACATAGTTGTGGAGCTCTTTCTCTGGAGTGTTCTGTAGAGTGCATTAAAATGAGTTATAAAGAGCCATATGCCTTGTGCTCACTCCCAGGGGAATGCAATTCTCATAAGTATGGAGTTGTCATATGTGaagatttttataggaattgtgcaaaaataaaatttataaaaattcttgTATATAAGGAGCACAGAGCAatactaaaaacaataaatatgttACATTACCCATTACATTCCTGACAGAAGGAGATTTTTGTCTTTAGTAGGCATCAGTGAAAATTGATTCTCCACAATTTTACACATTTGATGACTAAAAAGATTTTTCCATAGATGAGCTTCTGTTCCACACACTTCATACCTTATATCTCTTCTGTTATCTACATATTTCTGGGCCTGGGTGTTATAGGATTTGTTCATATCACAACTTGCAACCTTGTTCCTTTATAATATGATACTGCATGGGCACAGTGGGCAGTAGGAATATTCCTGGAAGCCTCCCATGGAAATGATGAGAACGTCATTAATATATTCCATCACACTCATTTTAACTTCCTCTTGACTTAGGGTGACTTTATGTGTAAATGCCAAAATAGGTCAGTTCACATCTGTTAAAACATCTGGTTAGTAGCATCCTTAACTCTCTCTCAAATGTTACATTTGCATAATACATTGTATGGTCACCCCATCTTAGACATGATAGATCACCCCAGACATGAGGGAAAGAGTGATGGAGGAGAAATTGGAGTGGAAAGAGATAGGAGACTTAATTGATGGTGCTAAAGTTATCTTAGTTTtgcaacagttttaaaaaaatgactctaTAAACATAATGCTAGGGCCTTTCCTGCACTGATGAGGGATCTGAAGCTTATGCATTTCTGTCATGGTAAATTCACCTGTCAGTCACCCTGCTCTCAGCTTTATCTCTCAGACTGGTTCACCATCATACTTGGTTCTTCTAAGTCCTGAATCTCTCCTGGATTCTAGAGAGTCAGTCAGTTCCTTGaacatgtatttttgttgttgtttttgagaaTTCTTCCACTATTCTGAACCAGTAAGCTTTCTCCCCTGGGGTTGGAGCAGAAAGATGAATGTactgcaaaatggaaaaatagctatcaaaattcaaattcaacAAACTCATGTTAACTGAACACCCATGCAGACTGGCCATTATAAAGGTGAACAAATCCTAGTGATCAACGGGGATACTCTTCTTTTCCATCCACAAAAGCCCGAGGAGATCTAGTTATTTATATGATTGATCAGGGGCCGATTTGGGACCAGAGATTAGGTCTGGTGCTCTATCCAATTTATCTAATCATGAATTGAAGTAAATGTGACTGTGTGAGGCACTTTATTTTACCAACCTACTCTTAGTACTGTCACGTTGGGATCAACTGTAGAAATTCAAAAGCACCAGATTCATCAGAAATAATTTGCAacagaaaaatttttaatgagtGCCCAAAAAGTACcctgaaatagaaacaaaataatgagaaCAAGATTTTTCTTACTCCTGAGAAGGATTACATGGAAAGaacatgagaaaaagaagagaaggaaaacaaattctAGCCCTTGCATTTTTAAGAAcagaaatgaattatttcctTGGGTTATTTGGCCAGTGGGATTTTGCAAAGGCAggctctggtttttttttttttgtttgtttgttttgtttttttaaaataacttgttttctCACTATGGTGCTTTAGAAGACACTCGTTGCTCCATTGTAATGTTGCTTATTTTAGAGGATTTTTCTTCAACTGAATGGACCCTCAATGAAAGGACATTACCAAGTTGATCTAGTTCCTCAACCACTGTTTTGACAACAATTTCTTCTTTTgagtctaaaataaaataaatgcaaatttagtACTCATTCTTAATAGGCTGAAAGGTACTTAGTCACAATGGTATGCTTCTAAAAAATAGTGTTTGCAAGACTGTGTTTGAAGACTGCTCAGCAAGGCCCAGAACTATCTTATATTTACCACTGTCTTTTAGAACAATGAGTGTTTGAAAGTTTAAGTAAAATGTAGATTAAAGCAACCTAATTATCAGGTCAGTACTGGCCTGAGGCAAGTAATGTCTTCTTTTAAATGCCAACTTGGCCTACTTTTGTGGTTTAAAATACAGTAGCTCTTTCACCAAAGAATTGAAACTGGGAAAATAATAGGTTCTAGGTAAGAAAAATGTTTGGGGATTGAGTCTCCATTTCAGAAATTTCACAATGCCTGTTCTACaggaatataaaaatgcaacCATTAAGAAGCTGtcataatggggcacctgggtggctcagtggttgagcgtctgcctttggctcaaggtgtgatcctggggtcttgggatcgagtcccatatcgggatcctcttggggagttggcttctgcctctgtctgtgtctctgcctttctctgtgtgtctctcatgaataaataaataaatcttttaaaaaaacccagctgCTATAATGACCCCTGATTTCTTCATTCAATGCAATTAACCTTAGAACAATTTGATTTAGTTTACAAATAAGCGACTTATTTAATAAAATTGCTAGAGTTGAAAAGATTTATACCAAGTAAAAACCTTCTGTACCTTTGACTTGATTTTCAGAATGTATGGGCCCACGTCCTTTTGATTTGTAGCATGTGGACTTGCTTTTTCTGTGAAGAGAAGAGTAattgttgcatttttttctttcatgaggaAGCTCATAAATAACTGAATCGGGAATAAAAGTTTTGGAGTTCTGGTTTCCACAGGGTTCAATTCCTCTTATGTTTAAAAGACATATAAGTAAGCTTTTCATGACCCCAGTATAGAGAAGGGAGAGAGTAAATGAGTGTTTATGGTCAGAAATCCCCTTGTGACCAGCTATCTCTTTTGTCTCACTATCTGGGGACTCCAGTTTCTGACTCTGACTTTTCAGTGAGTCTTCTGGCCAGTGAAGATGTTCAGGATGCCACAATGCAGAAGGCGGTGGGCTAGTGCTGTAGAAAATATAGAGTGATGATGCAATCAGTTTACACCACTGAAAATGAAGTATAGTGTAAAAATTTAGCCAGAACATGGCATGAAATGTATAGTGGAAGAAGTGAATAAGGAATGCTGTAATGAGCACTTTGTTCCAAGGAGCATCATTGTTGAGTTCCTATGCAAATAGATTGTAGAGGGCTGACACTAGCCTTGGAAGATGCAGGAGATGGTATGGACTCCTGCTATGGACCATGGGCAAGCATTTAGTGGTAACAGACACTGATGATTACCCAGTACCTTCTGGGTGCAAGCCACTCTCATGACCACTTTACCTACACAGTGAAGCATTATGGTCATGAACACAAAGTGTTGTTTTGGTGTCATCACAATCATACCAATAAGGAAACTGGGATTTAAAGAGGTTAAGCCATGTGTTCACATTCACCCACGGTTACATTTCCAGGGCTGTTGCTCTTGGCTACCAAGCTATGGTGACTTCGCCAATGAAATAGTCATTGTTcatctttcaaatgaaaatgtaatagcTCACCTCATACAGGGTGCACATGTGGTCACTAGTGAAGCACCAATAATATAGAGTGTGTTGTTAAAGGAAATGTGCTCCAACATTAAATCACAGAATCACTCCCCCTGGAGTACAGGGATTACTTAACATTGGGTATTTAAGCATCCTATGTGTTATTGTagacacacacacctcacataCTTGGACATTTGATATGGCTGCCTGTTTTCATTTAACTTGGATGCAATAATAAATTCCTGAGACCACAGATGAATATGATCCTTACAGTAGGAAGTTCTAGGATATGATACTGGTGTACGTGGATTCCAAGAAAATCTAGTTGAtgtgagatgattttttttcacaagtTAGTATTTACCTTTCTTCTCCATCTATTAATTTGCAATacgtttctatttctttctctaaaaatattttgatgtcaAGGAGCTGTTCATACTCCAGCTTCTGGCCTTCTGTCTCTGTGCGAATTTGTTGCAGTTCTTCCTCCATAGCTCCAATCTGGTCCTGAATTTGCTGGAGCTGGATGCAGTAATTGCCTTCCGTTTCGGCCAGGGAGCATTCATAGGAATGTTTCTGAAGGAAGAACAAAGCAAGGCTTGTGTGGGTAACAGATAAATGGCATGTTCATATTTGAAACATTCTCAAGatggaaaaaagcatttgaacaAAGTCTAAATCTTTTCAATGGAAAAATTAGCGTAAACCAGAATTCTTTAtactaacaaacaaacaaacaaacaaacaaacaaacaaacatttttctccccattgagaaaagtttgatttttaagttttgggATTGTTAAGTCAGAAGTCATGTTTAGGGACAATGTTCTTATGATCTACCACATTTTATACACATTAAATTATATGCGATTAGTTATATATACTTTGTTAGAAGTACATTTATCtcttcacatgcacacacacattcaaatcAGTGGGGACTCCTACGAACCGTAGCCATGACCGACTGAAGTTCTATTTCCAAGGTTTGCAGATTGCGTTTCAGCTCCGTCAGCTCATTCCTAGCTGTGGTGGCCGCTCCTGCATCATCAGAAATCTGCTGTTGCAGTGAAGCACTCTGTAGCATAATCATCAGAAGGGTTAGTGACCAGCTCAGTGGTCTACCAACCATAGACATAGACATACCATAGACATACCTTTGTCTATGTCATTGCCATAGACATACCTTCTCGTTGAACCAGGTCTCCACGTCCCTGCGGTTCTGCTCGGCCAAGTCCTCATACTCGGCCCTCATGTTGTTCAGCAGGACTGTGAGGTCCACACCTGGGGCTGCGTTCACCTCCACATTCACATCCCCGCCCGCTGCACACTGCAGGACTTTCATTTCCTGGAAAAGGGATCAGTATTAACACCCAAGGTAAAATTTTGACCGATATTCCCCCTCTGCTCTGAAGTGAACAGTGGACCTGAGAGGAATGAAATCAGATACTATCTGAAGCCACCTGTGGGGTCCCTCACCGACTCGTGATTTTTTTTGAGGTATGCCAATTCCTCACTGAGTGTTTCAAACTGTATCTCCAGGTCAGTTGTACAAAGGGTCAACTCATCCAGAACCCTGTGAAGACCATTGATGTCAGCCTCGACGCTCTGGTGTAGAGTAAGTTCGTTTTCATACCTGAAAGGTTAGTAAAGTGTTTGAGAATTGTAATCCCAGGCAGGTGCAAAGCCTAACTTTCTCCAACATCTCATATACCAAAAGACAGGATGTTCTGTCCATGCTTCTGAAACTTACCACATCGGCAAAGAGATGATACACTTTGGAATACCTACTGATTTAGGGTGATTGTTTTGGAGGAGTTGTGCCTTCAGTTTTTATCATCCACTGTGCTTTGTAGTTaaatcaaaatgtttaaaatttatgatagctCTTTTTGTAAGGGCACATTTAATTTCTTCAGTGATTTAGTCTCATATCTCGGTTTTTAAAGCAAAAGGTCTGTTTTTTTACTCCAACTGTAGTATTTTacctttattataattaattacattattttcacCTACTTCAGCCTGAAGTCATCAGCGGTCAGTCTGGCATTGTCATTTTGTAGTATAATGCTGGAGTTACTGGTGGTCACAGAAATAATCTAAATAGGATAGATTGTACAAAAATAGGTGCTGATAGTTAAGGGCGAGTCCAGATTTCAATATGATTCTTTCTTCACAACCCATCAAGTATCTGCTttagtgtcatttttttctatgtgaaAGGAATCTGGCTTTTTCTTCAGATAACGAATAGCCAGAGCTTAAGAGGCAAAGTATAAGTTTTTACAATTACAGATACTTTTATactcttgatttaaaaatatgagctAAATATAAGATCAACAAGGTGGTTATATGTTTTGAAACTATTTgtctttaattatataattttttttcccccaagacacTGCTTTAAGCACTGGGAATGGAGAGTGAGCAAATTCTACATGatgtcaaaaaatttttaaaaaatattttatttattcattcctgagacacacacacacacacacacacacacacacacacacacatacacacagaggcagagggagaagcaggctccatgcagggagcctgatgtgggactcgatcccaggtctccaggatcaggccctgggctgaaggtggcgctaaaccgctgagccacctgggctgccccatcatGTCAAAATTTTAAGcactttataatttatattttgtctcTTTTAGGTTATGTACACCCAATGTCTATAGTAAAATTATGGAAGTCCATATTTCTTACCTGCTTTTTAAGATCCTCAATGATAGAGAAATATCTAGTATAGTCATGATCTAGTCCCCGGCAAGAACCAGGCCCATATTTCTCATACCAGGCCTTGATTTTCTGCTCTAGGTCTGCATTGGCCTCCTCCAGAGCTCGTACATGGTCCAGGTAGCACGCCAGGCGGTCATTGAGGTTCTGCATGGTCACCTTTTCATTCCCAGAAAGGAGGCCATGCTCATTTCCCAGAAAACCAGCACAGACACCCCCACCACCATGATAGAAACCTCCTCCAGAAGAAATGCTCCCAAGAGCACAAGAAACGTTACTTCCTGCTCCAGATCCACGGCACACATTCCCAGCTCCAAAGCCTGGACCGCCACCAGACAGCCACCCCGGGCTAGCTCGTGAGCAGACTCTCCTAGCTCCACTAGAAAGTTGAAAAGACATGGTGACAGTACAGTGGAGTGACCCTTTCTCAGCAAGGAGCAAAGCAAAAGCACACCATCCATAGAAGTGAAGAAGTGATCTCCATTGGCCTTTTATAGGTCTCAGTAGGTTCTTTCAGTCTTGACTTTCAATCTGTAATAAAAATTACTTGCTCCCTAATTGTTGTTTTTCATAATTGGATGATTTTTAATTGTGTCCAGTCTGTAGGTAGAAAGGTGCCCCAAGGGTATGTTGATCTATGAAAAGGTGCCTGGCCGAGTAATACTAAATCATAGTTTCAAAGGTCAATATTAAATGTGAGTAAACATACATCTTTTTGACCTCTGGAAGAgagtctagtttttttttcctctagataaTAAAGAATAATTCACGAGAAATCTCCACTGGTTTTTTCCTGCAAATGTTGATGGAGTATGTCTATTGTTCATGCTTTATTGGGCATTTcctttcttattaatattagaTGCTCTCAATATACAGTGATCTGTTGGTAGTGggaattttttaattgattttttaaagctgaaacaGAAGTAAGAGAAGTCCTGCAACACTTTGCTTATGAATTTAACTGAAATTAATGAATATGTGGCAGTGTCAGAAAACTATTTGTATTGAGATTTCTTGGCTTAGTCTAGGAGAGTATCCATTCAACAAACTTCTAAGTTTCCAAATAATTCATTTCTCTACCTCAAAAATACTGCGTACTGCCTTTTAgcttaaatttatgtattttaagtattcagaattattttggaATTTCCTATTGATAATTAAGGAGTAAGATATATGAAGGAGAGATGTGTTTTCATCCCTCCTTAGGAAACCAATAATTATGGTACTCGAGATGAAAGATTAGTTGTTTGTTATAGGTAAGCAGCCTCTTCGTTCTCTTTTCTTAATGCCCATGGGAAGTCGTTCCATTTGGTTGTGCTTAATTTCCCTCTTgggcaaaagaaaataataacactGCATGTTGGGTAGTTTAAATAATTAGTGACTGTAAAACAGTCTGAAGGGCACAAACATTttgtaaatgttaattatttaaattattataataaagtgAACATGTCAGACAGGGTCAAGTCTCTATGATTTATAATGGTACAAATTGATTAGTTACTGATTATGGGTTTAGAttgttttgaaactattttttttttctgaatgagatTTTTCAATGCTCTGAGTATCAAATAATTTGGAAAACACCCAACATTATTGCTCCTGAAAGATAGATAATAATTGGTGGGCCAGAATGCCTGGATTTTTttgaccaaatatatataaaactgtaaTTCAGACCATCTCAACAGTTTCAGAATAATGTGTGATAAGAGATGCagtttatatttaaagaattgtttttttttaagatttttatttatttattcatgggagacagagagagagagagagagagagggagggaaggagggagagagggagagagggagagacacaggcagagggagaagcaggctccatgcagggagcccaatgtgggacttgatctcaggactccaggatcacgccccgggctgaaggcagcgctgaactgctgagccaccaaggctgccctagAGAGTTGTTATTGATTTTGTTGTGACTTGGTCACAATTTTAATCTTTTGCCCAAATTTCCCatgaataaaacaagaaaaatagaatatggGGTCAGGGTAATAGTTTTTAAGTCCTGAGACTTGTACAAGAAGTATTATGAAGCTGCAAAGTATTATTAATGTAATCTACTTATCTCTAGGTATTTTATAAATACTAATTAACTTGTAATCTTTTGTGGAACAAGTTAAGCATATATTATCAGAACCATTTCGGGGATGAGTTGGCTGTGAAGCTAAGTGGCAACACAGAtcacaaaacatttttatatccAAGCAGGATTGGAATGTATGATGCTTAACTCCTGAAAACACTGTCATCTGTTTACTCATCAGGGCAAATCTTTTGACTTTTCTTAATCATGGATTTCCTCTACACTAATACCTGCTACAGAAATTTAGATAGATTTTAGTCCTTTCCAGAAGTGGGGGATAGACTTAATGAattctatccattcatctcttcctTGAGGgtggttatttttattcatggTAAGAAATATTCAACCATATATCATTATCCTTTCTTGAAACTCTATTAGGTACTAGAATGTTCATATAATACACATGTTCTAGGTActccaaaataattgaattgaactGTAAATTATGCAGTGTAAATGTCTGCTCACCTCAGGATAATGAAATTCATCACATTATCTTATTCTAACAATCATATGATAAATTTAGTGTTTAATTTCAAACTTGTTTCaatatctttaaagtttttttaaatttaaattcaatttagttaacatcgagtgtattattagtttcaggagtagaatttagtgattcatcagttgcctataacacccagtgctcattacatcacatgccatccttaatgcccatcacccaggtaccccatccctccactcacTTCCCCCCAGCAGCttttagtttgtttcttatagttaagagtctcttatggtttgtctctctctctgttttcatcttattttattttctcttcccttcccctatattcatctgttttgtttcttaaattccacatatgagtgaaattttatggtatttgtctttctctgactgacttttttgcttagcataatatcctctagttccatccatgtcttgcaaatggcaagatttcattctttttgatggctgagtaatatatgtggtatacatatatcacatcttctttatccattcatctattgatggacatctgggcccttccatattttggctattgtggacattgctgccataaacattgcaCTATGTTTGCATCTTTTGgatgaatacctagtagtgcaattgctgagtcatagcatagttctattttaactttttgaaggacttccatactgttttccagagtggctgcatcagtctgcattctcaccaacagtgtaaaagggtttccttttctctgcatccctgctaacatctgttgttttctgagttgtgaattttagctattctgactggtgGGAGATGTtatttcactgtagttttgatttgtatttccctgatgctgaatgatgttgaacatttttttcatgtgcctgttagccatttgtatatattctttggagaaatgtctgtttcatgtcttttgcccatttcttgactggatttttttgtttttaggggtattgagtttgataagttctttacatatttggatattagccctttatccaATACACCATTTGCAAATACCATCTCCCATTCCATtagttgccttttaattttgttgattgtttccctttctgtgcaaaggcttttttatcttgatgaagtcccaatagttcatttttgcctttgtttccctgccctttggagatgtgtttagcaagaagttgctgtgggcAAGGTCAAAGAGGtagttgcctgtgttctctaggattttgatggatttctgtctcacatttaggtttttcaatattttttgctggtttttaaaatttacactCTACATTTCTGTTATCCAAGTTGAAATGGTATTTTTCTCAGACTGAATGAGGTTTGTTTTATCACTAGCTATCTAGTTTTTCTGGGAATCTGATTCTGGTGTGCTAATTCTTCCCACAAAATGGCTTCCCTGGTTTTGGTACTTCCACTTTGCCCTGAAGTGAATGGTGGACCTGAGAAATGAAATCAGATACTACCCAAAGTCACTTTGCAGGGTCCCTTGCTCTTTATAAGGGACTCTGATGGCAGCTTAATCTTGACTGATTGGAGTTCAGAATGTGCTtagttttttcctcccttctctcactAGAAGGAAACTGGAATCATGAGGTTCTCAATAGCATGGTGTTATGTTGGAGTTAAGCACAGACTCTGAGCCAGAACACCTGGATTAGCATTCCAGCAACTCCAGTTATTAGTTGTGTGATGCTGGGAAAGTTACTTAGCCATAGTCTACCTTAGTTTCCTTATGTATAAAAGAGGATGACAATAGTACCTATCTCATAGagttctgagaattaaatgatgcTTAGAATAGAGTTCAAAGTGCTGGGTATCACTATTATTGATTCTTTCctggaaatcatttaaaaaatcctgcacatattttggttttgttgcctTTATTTTGGTGTCccatccaagaaatcattgccaagaccaatgtcaaggagctttctCCCATCAATAttgccataccaccctgaacacaCTTGATATTATCTTTTATGTTTTCGTTGAGGAGTTTTACTGTTTTCGGTCTTATGTTTAGGTGTTTAATCCATTCtgggttgatttttgtgtatagtgtgtgATAGAGGCCCAATTTCACATGGGGCCCTTTTTACATGTgactattcagttttcccaataccacttcttaaagagactatctttttcccattacatatCCTTGGCCCCTTTGTTGAATTTAGGGTAATGTatatatgtggatttatttctgggttctctattctttctattgtggtaaaatacacagaacataaaattatttcctta
This window contains:
- the LOC144285337 gene encoding keratin, type I cytoskeletal 26-like, whose protein sequence is MSFQLSSGARRVCSRASPGWLSGGGPGFGAGNVCRGSGAGSNVSCALGSISSGGGFYHGGGGVCAGFLGNEHGLLSGNEKVTMQNLNDRLACYLDHVRALEEANADLEQKIKAWYEKYGPGSCRGLDHDYTRYFSIIEDLKKQIISVTTSNSSIILQNDNARLTADDFRLKYENELTLHQSVEADINGLHRVLDELTLCTTDLEIQFETLSEELAYLKKNHESEMKVLQCAAGGDVNVEVNAAPGVDLTVLLNNMRAEYEDLAEQNRRDVETWFNEKSASLQQQISDDAGAATTARNELTELKRNLQTLEIELQSVMATKHSYECSLAETEGNYCIQLQQIQDQIGAMEEELQQIRTETEGQKLEYEQLLDIKIFLEKEIETYCKLIDGEERKSKSTCYKSKGRGPIHSENQVKDSKEEIVVKTVVEELDQLGNVLSLRVHSVEEKSSKISNITMEQRVSSKAP